A genomic window from Nicotiana sylvestris chromosome 11, ASM39365v2, whole genome shotgun sequence includes:
- the LOC138881226 gene encoding uncharacterized mitochondrial protein AtMg00240-like, translating into MNSSEVKSKVNYKEFDNHIGEKEDELLKDVASYQRLIGKLLYLTMTRPDISFVVQTLSQFLQQPKKSHMEAALRIVRYIKREPGIYVLLSSKLTTQLNAYCDADWASSPNTKRQ; encoded by the coding sequence ATGAACTCCTCTGAAGTGAAATCTAAAGTTAACTACAAAGAATTTGACAATCATATCGGAGAAAAGGAAGATGAACTCTTGAAAGATGTTGCCTCATATCAGAGATTGATAGGAAAACTATTATACCTCACCATGACAAGGCCAGACATAAGCTTTGTTGTACAAACCTTGAGTCAGTTCTTACAACAGCCTAAGAAGTCTCACATGGAGGCAGCACTGAGAATAGTGAGGTACATTAAGAGAGAACCAGGAATCTATGTCTTATTGTCAAGCAAACTAACAACTCAACTAAATGCCTACTGTGATGCTGATTGGGCATCAAGCCCAAACACCAAAAGACAGTGA